The sequence below is a genomic window from Melospiza georgiana isolate bMelGeo1 chromosome 6, bMelGeo1.pri, whole genome shotgun sequence.
AACACTCACAAATCACACATTTTTTTGTGAAGAAACCCACATCAGGTGACATTGCTGCTGGTGATCAGGGAAAATCGCTGCAACCTGGGATTGGGAAGGGACATCCCCTGTCATTACCCGGGTGTACAGCAGCTCATAAAAGCAGTAATTTAAGGAAGCCCTCCTattctgcagagccttcccatGGCCGTGTGTGGGCTCCTGGGCAGGACAGCAGCTCAGATGAGCGAGGAGCCAGGGAAGGACCCTTCCAGGTGAGATGCTGCAAACACTCGGCAAGCTGACGGAGGACGGATTTGCGCTGAAGAGGAGCAGTCTTGTCTCGttgtctttgtttccttttctaatGACGTTATCACACTATTTTCACAGATGATCCTACTGCATAGCTGGCTCGCAAAGGGTTAAAATGGTGGGCAGCATCTGTACTTTTAAAACTACATGCGACAAACTCCATTGCTTGAAGTCTGGGTCCTTTCTACCCCCCGCCCCTCCCCAGCTTCCAGTAATCATTTATTATTAGAGGGGTTTTATGATACAAATTTGATAATCTCCCATACACATTGGCACTGGTCTAATTGGAGTTGTAAGCCCATAAAATTCAAGCCCTTTGTTTTCATGAAGGCCACAAGGTTTTAAAAGATGCTATTGTACCGCCTAAAACCCATAAAATTGTCACTAGGGACTGATTAAACAGTCCTGAATCGAAACAGTGCGGATTTTGTCTAGGTCCTTTTCATGCACAACAATGCTCTTTTCAACCTCCAAGACAAAAGGAGGTTTAAGGAGCGATTCTCTGGGAGATTCTTCTAAGATAACCCCATCCATATGGGAGACAAGGTGGCCAGCAGCTGAGACGAAAAAAAAGATTTCGGatggcaggaggaaaaataaagggaaagggGCGGGGAaggacaacaacaacaaaaaaatcaaaacccaacaaccaaccaaccaaccaaacaataAAGCCAAACCCAGGTGACACAGAAGCTGTTTCCCCAGGTCCTTCCCGCACAGCCCGGAGGCGTGATGCTCTCCGTGCCTCCGTCTTGGCGCACGGCCTCCTGCCCAAGCAGGGAAGGAGATGTAGGTGGGAGGACTGGCGTCCCTGCGCTCTCCCCAGCCCTTTCTCGCTGTAGCTGCGGCTGATTCTCCCGCACCGAGGGCAGAGGCGACACCGAGCAGCCCCGGTGGAGGGTGCACAGCCCGGATAAGGCAGAGCTGCGAGGAGAGCGGGGCCATTCCGGCTCGGGAGGCGGCCGAAATCACCCACGGAAACTGGTGCGTGCTTTTGGTCGCCTCCTCATCCTCACGGCAGCACCTCCCCGCTTCGCTCCCCGTGCGCTCCCCGGCATGTGTAGGCAGCGCACCACATCCCAGGGGCATACCGCGTCCAAAATTATCCCCTTCCAGGGAATAAATCAAAAACATATGTAATAAAATCCCCACTTAAATATCTTCTGTGGGTCCCTTTCCGTCGACACCTTTTCCTCGGCGGCCACGTTGTCTGCATCAGTCCCCGCGGGGTCTTTGCCCCAAAAATTCCCTCAGCGTTCGTGGTCCGCAGGTGCCGTCGGAGGGATGGAAGCAGCCGGTCTAGTCCATATTTCTGGAACCTGGATTTAGCTTTGTAGGGAGTTTTATAGGGTTTTTCCCCATTGGCAGTTGGCagataatatatattattattattttcaccCCAAAGCAATAAAATCAATAGTTTATAAAGTAGTttcaaaacataattttcttgGCTGTCCTTCCCCAGTCGAAATTTGTAACGGTTTCAGGCTAACGGGAAGATTGGCTTGATTCTGGATCCTGCCTTCGTGCCTCTATGGACGACATCGCCGCTTAAAACGCAAAGTCGCGGGAGTGTGAGTCGCCAGAGCGGGGGACTCTGGGCTCACGCTTCCCGTAGGAATTATGACCGCGTTTACAGTGAGATGCTTTCAGCAAAATTTATTTGCCGTTTTCTGACTCATATggataaaataaaagaattcgAAAGTCAAATTCGACTGGAGATATTGAGACAAGTATTTAAGATTTTATAGCACGGGAGGCAATCCTACGAAACAGTCCCCAATCGTCAAAACTACACTTCTCCGCCGGGAAAAATTTATTTGCCAAAAATCATTTTATTAGTCACTGGAAGAGTCAGCTATTTTAAAACACACTAGGTCGCTAGGATGATCATTAATTTTTAACAAGGAATCTCTcgaacaggaggaggaggagcggaGGTTTTATAAAATTCGCGCCTCACGCGGCATCCTCGCCCTCGGGTGAGGCCGGTGTAGGGGAGCGTGGCCCCGGCCAGCTTCGTCCCGGCCTGCCGCCGCCCCGGAGCCGCGCTCCGCCGCCCGGCCCGCCCGAGCGCGGCCGCGCCGTGCCCGCCGCCTTCCGCGGCGCCTTGGCCGCGCTACAGCCcggggctggggcgggcggcCCCGCGCCCGTGCGATGAGTCCGGCCCCGGAGGGCTGAGCGCCGCTGTCACCATCCCCAGGAGACCACGGCCGGGTGCGCTAAGTGCTGGTACGCGGGGAAGACGCcgagggcggcggcgggcgggcaggCTCGGTAGCCCTGCAGGGCGAGGGCGGCCTGGGCGCTGCAGCCCGCCAGGGCGCAGCCCAGCTTGGGGCGCGCCGCGGGAGCCGGCGGGCTGGCGGGGCAGCCGCGGCAGGGCTCCCCGTCCCGCACCAGCACCGGCACCACCACCCGGCGCAGCagggcgggcgggcgcggctGCGGGCTGCCGGGGCCCTCGCTTCGCGCCCGCTTCATCTTGTAGCGGTGGTTCTGGAACCAGATCTTCACCTGCGTGGGGGTGAGGCTCAGCAGCCGGGCCAGCTGCTCCCGCTCCGGCGCCGAAAGGTACCGCTGCTGCCGGAACCGCCGCTCCAGCTCCAGCGTCTGCGCCTTGGAGAAGAGCACCCTTcgcttcttcttcttctcctcgGCCTCCGAGCCGCGGGCGGGGAGCGACCTTTGGGTGGAGTCGGGCAAGCTCATCTCCGGGCCGCTCTCGTCGGAAGCTGGGGACAGCGAGTGGGTTAGAGAGAGGgagcggccggggccggggagCGCGGCAGGCATCGAGGAGGCCGCCGAGAGCTGAAACGCCTCTCGCAGGGAGAGCCCCGTCTACCCCGTCTACCGGGCCGGATTAATCCCAACAGTCAAGGAGAAATGTGAGCTAACCCCACGAACGCATTAAACCGAGCCCACGGCACGGAGCCGGGCTGGGACCCGCTTTTCCCCGCCGGCAATCCCAGCAGGGACGCGGCCGCTTCGCCGCGCACAGCCCGGGGATTGCGGGCTGCAGCCCTCGTGTTCCCTGGGTGCTCAAACAGAATATGGGGCTGCCCGCTCCTTTCGTATCTGCTTTTCACTCATCGCTCGATTACCTTAATATTTAACCTATCCCGAGGCTGTTCCCGCACCCGTTCAAAGGACGATATTCCCCCGAGCACCCTGTATACACAGGTATACAATAAACACCGTGTATCTGTGGCACAATTCATGCGTGCGAGGTGCGACACATATGCTGCCCGGCTGGGTTTGCGAGCCGGAGCCCTCCCGCCGCGCTGGCAGGTGCGTGGATCGAGGCGGCAGCTCGGGGAGGCGAGGCACGGGGTGCTCATTTAATTTCCTCTGCGGAGCGTGGGGTGGCCCCAAACCCTTGAGCACAAAAAGACGGGATTTCTTGCAACAGTAGGACGGGGGTAAAAAACTGATCCGGGAAGTAAGCTTAAACGATAAGCGCACAGAGAGAGGTGGACGCAGCCTGAGATTTTGGTTTCTGCCATAGCTGGGAATATGCACTGATctaccaaaaaaccccaaaaagcctCCCAAAATAACCCACAACGAAAGCCAAACCGTCTTTTCTGTCTTAAGATCGTGCCCGGGACATTTCTGCTGATTCGTTGTTGCAATTcagtaatattttataaaattccCAGCCTGGACTCCCTCGATCCTGTAGGCTACGTACACTCTCAATTCGCTGCTTCGCATCTTCGTCAAAGGAATGGGGGGAAACAAATATAAGATAATTGTGCGGAGGTGGCGAATTCCTGTCCGTTTTATACTCACAGGGATAGTGATTTCTGTCTGTTTCTATCCACCCTCGATACGGCGAGCCGGTGTAGTTCTCCGCTGAGTGGCGATGGTCAGAGGCTTGCTTTATGCTATTAGCATCCTGCTCTGGTAAATCCAAAATGCTCCTCACTGTAAAACTGATCCTCCCAGATGTGGCCATGGTAGGTTGCGCACACACCCCCAAAAAAATATCACCCCAAACCGAACCCGCTTCCTTAAAAGCTGCGAGGAAAGAATTGCGTCCTGTTAGTGGGGAATCTCTCGGCTCGAGAGGACCTTCCTTTCCATCGCCACCTAACCCCAAATATTAGTGTCGTTTACAGAGGTGTCCTGTTTATATAAACAGTCCTCCCCACTGCAAACACTGCCTGCTTTCAAACCGTCCCTGTCTATAGGATGCTAAGTACCTGAATTAGTCAAGTGCTAAAGCCCTAATGGGAGTAGGTGTAACCCCCCCCTCCCGCCACCCCCATGAGAGAATAACCCGTTACCTCCCAAAGACAGCAGGAAACAGGCGTCATCATTACATATTCTGTCTGATTAGCCAAAAGTGGGGACAGATAATGGTAATTGTTAGCAGTGAATAACATCTTGGGTGGCATGTGGATGACCAACAACCACCCCCCTCCATCCGCCACCGAAGCCACCAGCGTCCCTTCTATCCGCAGACAAAGTGAATCCTCCCAGGACATCCGCAGAGCATGCCGAGAGCCCCCTCCCCACTTCTCCCTCTTTATTTCCCCCCTCTCTTGCCTCTTTCTTTAAATATGGATGGAATTTAAGTcgttatttgttttatttgccGGGCTGTTTGCAGCGCTACCTCAAATTGTCTTCTTGCTGTTGGCAGGTTTCCTACCCTCAACGGGGCATTTTTCACACCTCGACTGGGCTCTGGGCGGGGAAGGCTGGCGTGTGCGTGCGTTAAGGAACGGGATCTCTggcatggggtttttttgcgtCTCCTGGGCATGGTAGATGGAAGGTGCACCTTTATCTTGAGAAAGATGATAGCGGGAGCTTGGCATACTAGGTCCATAAGGAAGAGTCAGGAAGGGGGTAGGGGtgtgggtggttttttttggtggtttttttttttctcttttttggtgttttttttttttttttttttttttttttttttttttttttttttttttatcactaACCCAGGGAATAATATCCCATCGGGCGGGGTGTGTGAGTGACTGAAACGActccagctggggagggggagaaaagATCAAACACGGCCCGTCTATTTATCCGCGCCGTCCTTGCCGACCGCCGCTTCATCTGCCGAAAGAGGCAGCAAAGGCAGCCGAGGGCCGGCGCCCCCCGGGAGGAGGGTGCTGACACTGTCTGGGCGCGGCTCGGGGACGCCCGGCGGGACAAGCACCTTCTCTCAGCTTCACCCCCGCTCCTCCTTTCACCGGGCGGCCCTGTCCCCGGGCGAAGCTGCGGCCGGGCTTTGCCCAGCCTCGGTGGCCGCCGAGAACTCGTAAGAAAATACGGCACAGAAAGAAGCACCCGGCGTGCCGTTCAAACGCAAGCCCGCAGCGGCAGGGCTCGGTACAAGTGACCGATGGGGGCGATGTTTCACGCGGGTGGCGCAGCGCGGCTCAAGCCGGAGGGCGGGGGCGGGACACGCTGCCTTCCCCATCGCTCCCCGCCGCCTGGGCGGGAGGGACCGGCGCACGCCGCGGAAAGCAGCGGGAGGGCGGTCCGGCTGGATGGAGCAAggcctggagagaaggaggcaCCCTGGCTCTCCCCAGCAGATCAGCTTTCCATTGAACGCGGGCCGAGGCTCCCCCAGCGCATCCCCGACGGGGGAACGCCGCGAACCCCTGCGGGCCTGCAAAGGGAAACTCAGACACACGCGGAGATACTCATCTCTCCGGCCGCTGTGTCGGTTCTTATTTCCCTGTCCAAACAGGCATCTATCAGCTATTGTGCATAGATTATATCTATCCAGCCCCTCTCTCGTCCCCCAGACCTGCTGCCCGCGTGCCCCCGGCCGCGACCGCCCCTCCCCGCCCTGCTCTGGGTGTCGCCTCCGGGAGCAGTCACAATTCCCGGGAAAATGTCAATGGGCAATAGCGGCGAGGGAGAGGTGAGATTTATATCGGCGAGATTTGTGGGCGAGATGAACGGGGCACAAGGCTTCATTTGGCCACCTTCCCGCATATTTCTTCTGGACTGGACAGGCTCCATATAAACGATTCCCAGGCCGTGATTACTGCAGCCACCTATCAAGCGTGCCTGGTGACAGTAGTTATCTCCCAGCTCCGAGCACAGCCTCCCAGCCGTCCTGGGTGGTCGGAGCGAGGGGAGCACAAATACATGCCAACTGCTAGGCCGTGAACAAAAGGGAAATGTAGCCCTATGTCCCGGACCTGTTGGAAGCATTTGTTCCAGTCAAGATTTTGCATTTGTTCAGATCTGGAATAATAGGTGATTGACGCCTTCCCACAATGTGCTTTAACTCTCCGGGATAAATCGGAGCTTGTTCCTTGTTGTCATGGTTTTCAATAGGGTTCAATGGGATTGAACCACTATCGACTCTGCTTTACGTCTCCGGCAGCCCCGTCCATACAAATTTATTAGTTACGTCTTTTTAAATGAGATTAAATTGAAACGACGTGTCCGTCCTCTGCGGAGCGGCTACTCCCGCGGTCGCCCCTGTGTCCCCTCGGAGCCCGAGCGCCCGTGTCACCGCCGGGGCAGCCCAGGCCCGCCggggggacaggacaggacaggggcACGGCCCCCGCGCTGCCAGGTACGGCCGCGCTCAcctgcccgggcccggccccagcgccgccgctgccccgcgCTCCCCAGCGGCCCGGCTATAAAGGGCGACCGAAGAGTGCTTATTAATATCTTGACCCCACAGGCAAATATTTGCTGAATGCCTGCGCAGGAGAGGAGCTTCGGGAGGGTCGACCAGAGCAGGGGAGGGGGCCGGGGTTCAGAGCGCCACAAACTTATACAGTATCCGAGGTGGCTCTTAAGAGGAATTTGCCAAGGACACTCGAAAGAAAGTGCAAAAactttgcaaggaaaaaaagtcaggaTGAGAGAAAGAGAGTCTACTTCAGTGACCTCTCTTAGCCTTTTAATCTATTTAACATCCTAAGCCCACACTGATGTGTAGAAATAAGTAAATGGTACTCTTCAAGCCTTAAGAGCTCTTCAGCGTCAAATATTTGCACTTACTCTTAGAGTTTTTTCTCAAATAGCGCAAGACGCATTCCCCTTGGACGAGCCGAGCTGTCTAAATATACCTACGCATTGTTATCTGCGGGAAACGGTTTGCTTCAAAGGCAGAACGTAATAACCCGAAATGTTTCATCTCTTGGTTTGCTTGAGACAGACTTGGACGCTtttcagctctggctgcccgCCCTCATTTCGGGGTTTGCCGGTTCACATTTCACTCTCTCCCGCCAGACTCCCGCGTGTCTGCCACGGGACTCTGGCGCTGCCGTTCCCGTGGGGAGGCATTCTTGGACCGAGAGGTGGGTTTGCCCTCACCTCTCTGTACCGGCCGCCCCGGCGGTACCCGCGGGAAGAGACGGCGCAATCCTTTCTCCGGGGCTGTTAGTACGCGGCAGGGCCCGCGGTGTGCTCCGCCCGCAGATGCGCTGGGGTCCTTGACAGGATCCGCCCCGCCATCCGTGGGCCCGTCTCTGTGGGCCCACGGGGTGAGACCTTGTTGGCCTCCGTGGGCCCGTAGGGGATGGCTGCATGTGCCCGACCGCCTCACCCCTCCAGATAAATCCACAGAAACACTTCGCTCCCCCCAGGCCCTCGCCCATATAAATGAATTTTCATCTTTCCAAGGggcttaattttatttttttaagctttgcTTGTTTTCACACCGCACGCCGCGCTCTTTTCTGCTCCTGCGCCGACGGCCACCTGCGGCTGCGGCCCGTGAGAGACGGGCTGGGAGAGTGAGGAGCCGGCACCCGGCCGTGTCcccgcagccctgccctgacCAGGTGCGGTGGCCGTGGCGCCCCGTAGGGCGGACACCGGCGGAGATACCCCTGCAGCGTGGACCGGGCTGCTCCCCGCCAACCGGAGCCTCGGAGGGACCGCGCGGTTCCGTGCCCGAGAGGCGGCCCGGCCCGCTGAGGGCATCCCGGGGCGCCCGGCCCGCCGAGGATACCGCGGCCTCACCAGCCCCCGCTGCAAACACACCTCCGACCACCTCAGAAAATAGCGGCTTTTTCTACAAttcctttcccccccccttCCTACTTGAATGGGTTCATTTACTGTGCTCAGTGGAGGATTGCAAAGCAGATTGACCAAATCGATGTATGTGAGACGCAGAAATCAAGTATTTTCCTACACCAGTTTGGCGTCCCTGCACTTTCAtagaggaggagagaaaaaaaaaaaaaaaaaaaaaaaaaaaaaaaaaaaaaaaagaaaagaaaatgttatcaACACACAGTCCGTCTGGCTCTGATTGGTGTAGTCCCGGCTTTAAGGAGGACCTCTCCACAGTGTATCTGCAGGTCTGCAGGGACGTTAAATGAAATACTCTGAAGTGACTGAAATGAAAACCTGATCTCACAGAATTTAATGTGAATTttggaatttattttcaaacaggcaaaattccaaaaaatttttttaaagcaggcaAAATTTCAACTTTTATGTAAAAACCAAAGAATTCTTTACTTCATTTTTCCCCAGTCATGAATTTTCCCATAACTTTACACCTTTTTCCTTCATTATCTGGAAGTATATATCTTTTATCTTTCCCTCTCAACTACAAACCAGTTTagattttgaaaattaatataACCACTTATTTGTCCTTTTGCTTTGCAGCTGATACTCATTGTAATACACTTTCTAATTAGGGCAAGACTCTGGAAGACATGGAATATACCTTACAGGAAAACTGGTTTCTGTATATTTCTGTATGTTGCATTTGTCTCTCCTTCCTTGTAGAACAATGACATTTGCTGTGCACATTTCTTGATACATCTGAACAACCTGCACCAgctcctttatttcttttttttttttaaatgactaAATATATCGACTTTAACATATTAAAAACTTCAACAAACAAACTTTCTTTTGTAGCCAATTTTGAATATGCTTAATCTCTGGTGAACTAACTCCCATCCCATCAAAATAATGAACCCCTTTCCtatcagttttattttgctgggttttcttgttttgctttgtgggtttttttgtttgttttttttttcttttttttttctccagagcttgttaatttaaaataaataataattattaaatctGATATGTGCAAAGTATGCTATTCAAGACTTACACTTTTTATGAAGCCCTCCATTATCCATTCTGCATTTAAACAGGAGACTTTTCTCCTTGAAACAGGGATGTCTCACCGCAGTGGAGGATTCAGGATTGAGTTTTTCATTTGCTCTGTGTAATCATCccagagaaattattttgcaagtcgattgaaagaaaagcagcaagggACAACCCTGCATTGTTCTGTAAGTTGGTTTGGGACTAGTTTGTGCTGAGCCAAACTGGTGTCGACAACATGAGGAGGGCTCGCCAGCTGcttgtgctttccttcctttggGCTCCTTGAAGCTCAGCTCCCAGGAAAGACTGAGGGGATGGGGCTTTTGCTTCCCCCTGGGGTTATTTGGCTCATGAAACTGCAGCAGTTGCTCTGTTAAGAGCTGGCTGGAATACAAGCTCTGTATCTACCACCTCTGCAATGCCATTTGTCTCTTTGCCCAGCTTTTACCCTGCACTCTCAGCCTTCACGGGATGTACAGAGAGGCAGGTTCCAGCTGAGGGGTAAAGCTTGCATAATCAGGGCATATCTTGGGCCCAGGTTCAGCTTGTATCTGGAGCATGTggcctctgctccttcctgggTAACACCCCTGTGTAAGATGCTCAGGCTCCCAGGGGAGATGGCTCATCTGGAGCTCAGGGGCTTCAATGACCTTGAAAGGGGCTACTCAGGCCGAGGCAGAGACCCTGACCCAGGTACACCTTGCATTTAGGCTTCTAAGCACTCTTTGCTTCACAGGGAATTAGGTGCCTAAAGCCTCTTGAGAATCTGGCTCCAAAACTGGGTGCTGCTAGGAAAACAAGGAGAGTGGTAAGCAGAAGTAAAGTCCTTAAGCAGTTACTGAGAAGCTGCAATAGAGGACAAGTTTCCTTGGGAAAAGCTGTCCTGTTGACCAATGCCATCACATTCAACAGGTCTTCATAATGACAAAAGGTATTTTGTGCTTTGGATCATTTAGAAGCATATATACTTGATATCAATGTGTAATTCCTTGTTCTACACTATATTGTatcatttacatttaaaagtaGTCATTAAGTTCTGATAAATATCCTCTATTAGTGAAATTCTACCAAAATATTAGAATAAAACTGGCAGCCAAAATTGTAGAATTCTACAAGCTCCCTTTATAATTTTCACTGAACATCCTCTGAACATCCTGTGTCATCAGAGCTTGCATTAAGAAGCCAGGAGAACCTCTAGTAATTTTTCTATCCTGTCACACTTTCTTAAATGCCATTGATAATTTTCCTGGCTTGTACCAGAAACAGTGTAGTCAGCAGGAGTAGGGAAGCAATCCTCCTCCTATGCTTGGCagtggtgaggccacacctcaaatcctgtgctcagttttgggTCCCTCACTAAACAAGaaggacactgaggtgctggaatgAGTGCAGAGAAGGGCTACAAAGCCGGAGAAGGGTCTGGCGTGCAAGTCTGATGAGAAGCAGCGGAGGGAATGCATAACCTTATAACTCTCcacaactacctgaaaggaggtcaCAGTGACCTGGACATCTGTCTCTTCTCACAAGAAACAAgtaataggacaagaggaagtGGCCTCAGGTTGCACCAGAGGAGTTTTagaggatattaggaaaattaCCTAAATGGAAGGATTCTCAAGCAGTGGAACAGTATGCCCAGAGAAGTGTTGGAGTCACTGGAGGTATTTAGAAGATGTATAGATGCAGCACTGagggacatggtttaatggtgGCCTTGGCAATGCTGGAGTAATGGTTGGACCCAATGACCttagaggttttttccaaccgAAATAATCAAAACTGAGCAGCTAAGCTTTAAAAGATCTGGTCCTCATTTTGCTTTCATGTTATATAAATGTAGCCCCAAAGGGCAATGAGGACTCCAATGAGGCACATCTAGtttgggcagaggcagaaatgtAGTCGTTTAACTGAAACAAGAAAATCAGTTTATGCAGCTACTTTACATGTAGAATCCCCTCAAGTTGTTTTCTCAAAGGTTCATTTGCACAGCAATTGTCAAAATCCAGCTTGAGTAATAAAGTAACATGATCTAAAGGAGATGTGCTAGATGGGGATGGAGGAAATTCTGAAATGTAGTTTGGTTCTGCCACTTTTATCCCATATGGCTTTGTGCTTCCTCAATCTATTTCCTTGCCTTTAAAATAGGGTCAGATTCTACTAAATCAGCTTTCTCTAACAACTACTGTAGTTGTATGTGGTGTGAATGTTGGATATCCACATAGTGCATTAACTACaaaaaatgccttaaaaattctaaataatCACTCATATGAGTTTGTGGAAACAGGTATGTATGGAAACATTTATGTTTCATTCTGGATTTGTGTGTGTCATGCTTTTGTTCAGTGAAGCTATTCAAATGGCTGCAGTTGTCAAGGCAGAGAAGTTATGATTCATATGTTGAAACAGCTGCTGCAAGaacatttcaaaagaaaagttatttgGGTGTTTTACTCACCTGCAGAGCCAGTGACATCATATTAAGTAACAGCTTCCAAaatgtgagctgctggagctcccaTAAAAAAAGCCAGAAGCAATTGCTCATAAAGTTTTCAGCCAGGCACTGGTActgttaaaaaaggaaaagttaatttttaCTTATGGGCAGCAATTAACGATGTAGATAAATCCAATTTGCTTCCACACCACTTCACCCCCACTTGTCATCATGTTCCTCTCCCAGCACAACTTCATGGCAATGCTCAACTGCTGAGCACACAACCTGCTGCCTTGTTAGAAATTAATCTTTGTGAATGCTCACAGATGTGCTTTTTCGGGTTTTTTTGACCTTGAGTGGACTTGCATGATGTTTCAGAGTTATGTACTCCCCTTGAGattgctgtgggcaggggcaggcactgGAGAGTGATTTAATCCTTGTGGGTGTAGAGACAGGGCAGAATCTGACTCTGCTTCATGCCCTACAAAAACAGCCAACAAATCCTCTGGCAGGTTTGTCAGAGAAGATGCCAGCTGAGGCATCAGACAAATCCTGAACACACAGGCTCAGGAAGCAGGGGGTACAAAAAGCCAAGGGGCTAAAAGAACGCACAATAACTAATAGTGAATAAATGACTGCTGACCCTCCCCATCTCTGCCCTCTTTTTCAAGCCGATCCCAGCGTAAGGTTGTACAtcattgttattttatttaggAGTGTGCAGTCAGCTCCACACACACAGTTTTAAACTCAATTGAATCATTGCTAATTTCTCTGGTGACTTATTGTGCACTGACATCCTTCCTAAATTAAAATACAAGGAATTAATAATGCTGGGGCCTTTGTTTGTGAtattttttgcagatttttgcAGGTCAAATGCTAACCACTTGAAATACCTAATGGTCAGTTCTGTTTGAGTTAGAGCAGCTTACTTTTTTGGGTACCGCAGCTAAGTGAGAGCTTTCGCTGAATTTCTCAAAATTATGATATTCCCCAATTCAGCTTTGTGAATATCCCTTTCTGCCTCCAGACTTGGGCACTGGGTGAACCAAAAACATTTCCAAGATTTTCTCCCTCATATTGCAGTGCTTAAGCCTAGTGACAGGAAGGAAGAATAGTGgatgattaattttaaaacaaaacattccTGCCAGCCCTCTGCAGCTAAATGGAAGTTGTGGTGACTGTGGAATTTATGGAGAGTATTTCAAAGTGAGATATATTTATCCCATGACAACACTCTATTGC
It includes:
- the NKX2-8 gene encoding homeobox protein Nkx-2.8, which produces MATSGRISFTVRSILDLPEQDANSIKQASDHRHSAENYTGSPYRGWIETDRNHYPSSDESGPEMSLPDSTQRSLPARGSEAEEKKKKRRVLFSKAQTLELERRFRQQRYLSAPEREQLARLLSLTPTQVKIWFQNHRYKMKRARSEGPGSPQPRPPALLRRVVVPVLVRDGEPCRGCPASPPAPAARPKLGCALAGCSAQAALALQGYRACPPAAALGVFPAYQHLAHPAVVSWGW